ACAACATTTACATATGAAGGACGAGAGAGTTGAATGACGTGACCAAGGTTCCTGGATGGGCTTCGATCGGTCCGGCTACAAGTCTAAATTAAGTAGATGCTActcaaagtgttttctttctcacagTCACTCAGTAGCttgtatttggtgttttcttCCTGCTTTCTTGGAGCTTACATCAGCCCAGAGACACGCCTCACAACCTGTCCACTGATGGAGTGCTGATCCTGTGTCGGCACAGCGGGCAGGTGCCAAACTCTTGTAGGACTTTTGCGGCGCACTGCTTACATAAACACTGGTGGCCGCAAGGCAACGTGATTCTGGCCTCCTTTTCCATGCACACCACACAGCCCATTACGCTGCCTTTACCTGCAATCAAATCAGAGGAATCACAATTACAAGACTGACATCAGGGATTGGTTCTGTCTGGTTTAAAATgggcaaaacatttaaatcaggaagtgtttggtTGGAACTCTTTCTCACCTGCTGGGGCTGTCATGTCAAGACAGGAGATGCATTCATCACTGTTTCCGAGGAGACTCGAGACAGGAATTAAACTGTTGTGGCTGTCAGCATCAGGTGAGGTGAGGTGTTCAGGTGCGGGACAGGACCGTCTGGTGTAAAGCAGCTCCCTTTTCTCTGAGCCTGCAGCACAAAGTATTaaattatttcatcttttaaaaccAGTTAAATTGAACATAGCCTCGTCAGTGCATTGGAAAGAAataagaacaagaaaaacaggCTGAACAGCAAACAATACACCTTTGTTGTTTATAGTAAACATACCCAGGAGGGAAATGGCACATGTCTGTCCATAGATGTCTATCATCGCCCAGAGCGGCTGGCTGAGGTCCACTCCTGTCAGTAGCTTGTGCTGCTTGATGTTGCCGCTTGTGACGTATAAGGAGCCTCCATTGGAGAGCCAGAACTCCAGCTCTGAACCAGTTTGGCAGTGGGATTCAGGCACCGGGGCGGCCCAGTGCCCTTGGACGTCAGTGAGGTTGGGGATGGCCATGATGGGCAGAGGCAGAGATCTGTCCAAGGGCGGCACGTTGGTGAAGCCCACACGCAGAGCTCCTTGCCAGTTTAACGAATCTTTCTCAACCCTCAGACGAATCCTCTCCTGGATCTTCGCCGGGCGGCTGCTGAACACCAGGCCGTTCTTGAACGTGGCCCCCGTCCTCTCTGCGAGCCGACCCCCTTGGCTCAGGCTGACCTTGTCTCCCACAGCCAGAGGGTGGAAGGTCAGAGGACCGAGGCAGGACCTGCCACATCTGTGCGATGTCTCTGACCCAACAACTGCAAAGGAGCAAAAACACGGTTATGAATCTAGATGTCCAATCATGTAGATTACATCTGCACTGTAATCACAGCAATGTGTGTGACAACAAGCTGGGAAATTCTCTGTTTACTACCTGAATGCAGagcaataaacaataaactactGTACATTTTGTGCAGAATTATGAACTGTCAGGAGTGAACAATAGCAGGAAGACTTTTCCTCTCGTCAGTCTGTTATGAATAAGTGACATTATTTCTCATAATTAAGAGTAGTCCTAACACCATAACACCGTATCTTTGTCATTGAGATGACATTATGGTCACAATGCCAATATCTTCTCTTTATTCTAACAGGATGTTAGTTAATCATTCACGTTATTACAGCGATTAAGTTGTTtctgaattacattttacaacctATAAAAccgtaaaaaaaagtaattatgaaagtaacacacacacatgctttcatTTTAGAGAAAGATGTGTCATTCACATAAAGATGAATACTTGGAAGTGAAGACTGTAACGAATCATAACTTCAGTTAATTTGACAGAGGACGAGTTGCAGTACGTGATAACCAACTAGCATGGAAAGTTTCTTGCAGATATGACTAATGCAGGTGTAGCATTAAGCAACAACGTACTGCATGTAAAGCATTTCACTCACTGGTGACAAGCTGAGCATTTCCAGTAAAACAGGTAGTTTCTAGTCATCtcctttatttcacactttacAGCATAGGATATAAATCCTTAATTCCCACGTGTGGCTTTTCCAAGTCTTCTATCTTGTTTGCTAATCCTCTGTTTTACTCCACtcaactgataaaaaaaagaccaacGTGCAACTGCATCTAACCTAACTAGATTTTTAACACCAATAATCACTTGAACGGAGGAAGTAGTGACTTTCAGTAGCCTCTTAAAAAACTGGAGAATAGGATATTTTCATGATGCACctatgaataattaaaaaagagcTATAAGAACTAATTTCAAACTAAAGTCGTATACTTTTGTCATGCAAAATTATAGTAAAAGCTATAAAAGTAtaattttcaaatttaaaatgatgaatatttacttatttttggtATTAgattaaagtaataatataaaactGACTTTGTATTAATTTGGACTACTTAAATCTAACTTGACAAAGTTTGTTTATAACAAAGGATCTTATTGACATTAAAGCAGTattgtaaattatatataaGTCACTGTAAAGACCAAGAACAAATATCTCACCAGAGTTCCCGATTTCACTTTCCTTCACCATCTTGAAGAGGCAGACAGAACTTTACTCTGTGTCTTGATAGAAGATGTGCTCTTGTCTGTATCTTCATGAAATTGTCATTAAGTCGGAGTGTTTGCTTCCTTTTAAATGCAGTGCATGCAAGTcttccaaacacaaacattcccCCTGCATCACATGGAAAGTGAAAGAGGAGGAGTCAGGGTGGAACCAAAGTTTAGAAACTCAATTAACTGTACTTGCTtgtgtttactgtaaaatgGATCTAATATTTCATTGATGATTATCAGTTTCTATTCACATGAATCTAATATTTGAGTGTCCTAAGCCCGATATTGCAATTTTTTATCAGACCCAGACAGCAGGACATATATTGCAATATGACATCTTTTAGGAAAATACAACGGAAAAGTCCCCTATTTTCAAAGTTTCATGGAAAATACCACCAAAGTTTTGGATACCACTCCCCTTACTGACTCAGTGGATTTTtaggaaacacaaacaatgttAACTGATGAGAGCATGCAAAGCTCCATACTTCAACATGCCATGGGTTGTTGCTGGTTAATCATACACCAGAGTGTGCACAGCTCTGTCGCCCTCTACAGGACACACACCTCGTCATTTCTTTCGTCTTCATTGGTTGGCAGTCACAACCGCATATCCTGATGAGGAAATCCACTCTGATGTCATCACTCTTGGAaagttactagctctcctctcACTATGACCGTCAATCACATGACTTCTCCAGAAATCTCCAGATCCTGTCAACTGACAGACACTGCAGGCCACATCTAAAACGCTTCATCAGATGTAGTTGTCTTTTAACGTGTTTCAGATGTAACAAGCCTACAGAAATATGGGAAACatgtttaattacattaattaattaatatacatttcttcacaatttatatttattacatcaGAAAATAACATTCTCTACAAATCCTGTGGTTAAAATATGTCAAACGTTACTGCTCAAACTACAAAAACTCATAAATGTACCTACCCCAATTCATAAAGCATAACATTAAGTCATCTAATATTAACATTTGTATGACTTAAATTGCCAATAAAGTTCAAAGCAAGGCAtactaaaacacaacaatgtgtaaaatgtaattgagcCCAATAAAACCTCACCTTGTGTTTTCATATGTAATGCTGGTTGATAgtcacataaataaatcaagatgGGGGCTTGATTTAAATACTTGGTGTGGCCCAATACCAACCTCATATCAGGTATTAATTGTCCTTAATAATATAGATAATACCTttatacattaataatacaCTTTTACACTCTTACATGTCCATTCAAAGGATAAAATGTGGTATGTTGACACTATTGAAACTGGAAGATTAGGATGAGCGAGGTTGTGAATATTGGGAACTGAATGAGGTAATGCCAGGTTTCGAGATTtagatttgatattttttacaactttttgaCCATTTCTTTGAGTTTTCTGAATATATATCTAAAGCACTGCATATTAGGAGAAAGAACATACAGATCACACTTTAATATAATGGTGCTTTAACTGACATGAAGTGGTACATATGTagattttgttacatttgggTTATGGATATGTTATGTGCAATACAACAatacaacccccccccccccctgtgtACTCCAGGCTCAGCTGCCTCTGCTCCAC
This sequence is a window from Anoplopoma fimbria isolate UVic2021 breed Golden Eagle Sablefish chromosome 13, Afim_UVic_2022, whole genome shotgun sequence. Protein-coding genes within it:
- the LOC129101609 gene encoding E3 ubiquitin-protein ligase NEURL3-like — its product is MVKESEIGNSVVGSETSHRCGRSCLGPLTFHPLAVGDKVSLSQGGRLAERTGATFKNGLVFSSRPAKIQERIRLRVEKDSLNWQGALRVGFTNVPPLDRSLPLPIMAIPNLTDVQGHWAAPVPESHCQTGSELEFWLSNGGSLYVTSGNIKQHKLLTGVDLSQPLWAMIDIYGQTCAISLLGSEKRELLYTRRSCPAPEHLTSPDADSHNSLIPVSSLLGNSDECISCLDMTAPAGKGSVMGCVVCMEKEARITLPCGHQCLCKQCAAKVLQEFGTCPLCRHRISTPSVDRL